The Thermoplasmatales archaeon nucleotide sequence TTATTTCCGCCTCTTTCCTACCCTCTTTTTCTATATCTTTTGCCTCTTTTTCAGATTCTTCTATTGCTTTTTTAATAATTTTTTCCGCTTCTGCCCTTGCTTTTTCAACTATTTTTTTCCTTTCTTTATCCCCTTTCTCTCTTGCTTTTTCTAAAATCCATCCAGCTTTTTTCTTTGCCTCTTCTATTCTTTCAATGCTTTCTCTCTCAAGTTCTTTAACTTTTTCAAGTTCTTCAATCATTCTCAAAAGGTTATTATAAACTAATATATAAATTTTTGAAGAATTCTGCTGTGTTGAACAATTAGTGGAAGCCATAC carries:
- a CDS encoding V-type ATP synthase subunit H (produces ATP from ADP in the presence of a proton gradient across the membrane; the function of the H subunit is unknown) — translated: MIEELEKVKELERESIERIEEAKKKAGWILEKAREKGDKERKKIVEKARAEAEKIIKKAIEESEKEAKDIEKEGRKEAEIIKEKAKEKIDYLAEKIFEELIG